CCAACGAAAAAGCCCGAATCAAACTGACTCGCCTTTATCCGAATTTATAGATGGTACAGGGTACTAGATTACTCATTAAACAACTTAGAAGTGGGTGACAATGTGCCGAATAACATCACTCGTCTTTTGGGTGGAGGCACGAAGCACCCCACTGTGTTGGGTCATACACCCATTGTAGTTGTGAAAACAACAGCGGGCTCTGCAGTATTGGGCGGCTCGATTACTGTCCTTCCAGGTACGATTATCAAGATGCCCCTATCCTCAAGTGGATTTTATAGGGAATGGCTGGATGGTAACGGACATTTTATATTGAATGGGGAACCGGGTAATCCCATTATATTTACCTCAGAGTTGGACGACACCATTGGTGGCGATACCAACGGGGACGGAAATGAAACTTCCCCTGCACCAGGAGATTGGAATGGTATCCGAGTTCTAAATCCTAAAACTCAATTTAACAATGTAGAGATACGGTTCGCTGGAAGTATCGGTTCGGGCGTTATTAATGGAGTTGGGTACGCTTCCCTATACATCAATATGGGGGAGGAATCAGAATTAAAATCATTTACGGGACTTCATATTCACGATGCCAAAGGTGACGCGTTGGTCCTGAGGGATCCTCAAAACTGGGATATATCCAACAGCCTAATTTATGATTTTGAAAATCAGGGAATCTATTCCTATGGTGATAGAACGGGTGGCGCGACTCTCAGAAACGTCACAATTCATGGGGGTAAAACCTCTATTTCCCCGGCTTATGCTCATTATGCTTTGGTAAACAGTGTTCTGGCTGGTGCTACGGAAAGCCTCATTAAAAAATCAAATAATAATATAGAAACTGAGAGTTTGATCAGTAGAAATAATGTTTTTCACGGCCCGAATGCCAGTCTTGGACTTTTTTATAGTGAAGACGGATTTAAGGAGATTACCTTGGCGGACAGCGTGGGTGATCTAATAGTCGATCCCATGTTTGTGGATGCCGGTGGTGATAATTTCAATCCAGATACGGATTCACCGCTTGTGGATGCAGCGAACGGTTCGTTAGCCGATGGGTTGGATTTTAATGGCTTTCCACGTTTTGATGATCCCGCGGTAACCGACACTGGCGTTGGGAATCCCAGCTACGCAGATATAGGTGCGATTGAACAATTGGGCTCTTCGGATCCCACACTGAATCCAGATCTGACCGTAGATGGTTCTTCAATTACATTTATCACCACCAGCGGAAAGTTCTTTTCTTTAAGCGAACTGCTTGCGGATCCATTATACTCTCCCAATCAGTCAGTGAAAGTTGAATACAAAGTGACGAATGAAGGGGCATCGGCTGCGCTTGGAAACTGGGTGGACTCACTCTACTTCTCGAGGAATCGTAGCTGGGAAATCGGAGACTCCTTGGCGGGTTCTTCAGCTCGTCCTTCCACATTGGCACCTGGCGCTTCTTATACCCATTCTATCGTTACGTTTATACCGCCATTGGTGGACGGTTCTTACCACCTGATAATTCGAACTGATGACCGAGGAGAGCAACTAGAGTATCAGAATGCAAACAACACGGGTACTTCCTCCAACGCTTTCGACCTAGAAGTTCAGTCACGTGCCGTTACCGAAATTGCTTCGCTAACATTTGCGGCGGGGCAGCGTACATCCCAGCTTTTCAGAATCGATGCGTCTACTGAGATCGGGAACGACATTTGTGTCGAGGTAAGTGCTACGGGTCCGAAAGCCAGAATCGAGTTGCTGGCCCAGGTAGATGGTATCCCGACGGTGTTTGAAAATGCCGCCAAGGCGGATGGGCTTCCGGGCGAGACGGCGACGGTACAAGTTCCCATAACTGGTAAGGGTATGGTCTATATTCTTATAACCGTTGATGACCCGGGTCCCGAACCAAACAACGTCTCGGTTGTTACAAGCGTAAAACCCTTTTCCATTACTGAGTTGCTGCCGTCCCAGGTCGGAAATAACGGGCCGGTTACGATCGTTGTGAAAGGCGCTGCTTTCCAAAAGGGAGATCGGGTATCAATTCGTCACGTTGACGGTGATCCGGTTATTGATACTACGCGGACCATATTTCGGAATTCTGGTTGCCTGACTGCGGCGTTCTCATTCCAAGATGAGAAACTGGGGAACTATGATGTGATTGTTTCTCGGACTGATGATTCGGTGGTTTTAGTGTCCGGAGTAACCCTTATTCAGGGAGCCCCTGTGGATGACGCGTTGTTACCTACTATCTCATTAAACACCCCTGATGTTATAAGACTCACGCCATTAGTTCCGTTTAAAATTGAAGTAAGTTTAACAAACCCGCACGGTCAGGATATTCCCGTTCTTCTCAATTTTGCCAGCGAGTTCGCGGATTTTCAACCGGGTGGATTGTATTCTACCAGTCCAGTTCGGGAAGGCCGTAATAGTCTATTTTTAATCCCATCTTCCGAGACTGGAACTCCAGGTATGATCGCGACTGGTGAGACGATTGTCACAACTGTTTATTACCTTGGGATTGAGCGAAATAACCCCGGTGACATAATAATTCAGGACCTGGCGGCAATCGCAGTTAACGGTGAGCGTTCCAATATCAGCAATGTCAACGAGGATTCCATCTATCACGATGAATTCCTCGATATCATTGGTAATACAATCGCTGAAAATCATCGAGCTGCCAGTGACGAAGCTGCCCGGTTAGCTGAGCTGGGAGTGGTTGAAACAGACCTCGAGTTTCTTCTTCAAAATATTTATGACCGCCACGTAACTGGCTTCGGGAGCAATTCTATAGGTGGCGTTGTGCAGGATAGTGCAGGTCAACCTATTGGCAACGCAACAGTGAGAGTTGTTAGTACAGACTCTGAAGAAGGAAGGTCTTATGAGGGTACCACTAATTCGAAAGGAGAGTTTTTGACGGAAGGGCTTCCTGGAGATGAGTATGTGGTAGTTACTGACGGTTATGGAAGCAGCCCAAACACAGTTGTTGTTCATGGTGGTCAAGTTTCAGATAATAATACCTTCGTGTTACCCGATCTGGGTGATGATTCGGGACCGGACGATCTCTCCGAATACCGGCATTTGAGCTTCTTGCAGGTCGAAGACGTCCCCCATCTATTTTTTGTTAGGAGGAATCTCGTTTTCACAACGCGGTATGAAAATAACGCATGGACCGAACCAGAGATAGTAGGCGCCGGAACGAATCCTGTGCCTGTCTATTCGCCGACACTCTACGATGGGGGCCCTGCGATTATAGTACTCCATGAGAGGGCGGGACGGAATTTGAGTAGCGATATAGATGTTCCCGTGGACCCTAATGATGTTCAACTGCTGGTTGCCTTGAGTCTTCCAGATGGAGAGGGTGGTTGGATTCGCCATGAGCCGGTTGAGTATGCATTCAGCGACGATGCTGCTTTTAGTAGCTTTGACTCAGTGCTTACAGCTGATGGCGAGCCCATCGTGTTGTGGACCGGCGGTGATGTAGCTAATCAGGAGGACGATACGGATTTGTATTACCGAACCGGTCCTTTGGAATCTGATCTTCTCGGCGAACCTCTTCAATTAGTGTCGAACGTATCAGATCCGCCTCCGCAAGCTAAGTTGAACGAGACCATAGAGTTCTATTTACCTGAACCTGCGTTCTTTGATGAGAACGGCCAACAGCTTCCTATTTGGGAACCACTCGCCTCTGCTGATGACGCTGCGTGTAAATTTTTCAACGAAGCAATTGAATTGGGGTTTGAGTTCAAAAAGAGTAGTTCGAAAAGTCAGGCGAAGTGGCTCACTCGAAAATTCGGAACTCATTCGTTTTTGCTTAAGGGTGTGGTCGAAGGTGAAGCGAATCTAAAAGAAGCAAAAGTTGCTGCTGGAGTGGATGTGGCTGTTGGGTTTTTCAGTGATGCGCTAGATGCATTAGATCGAAGCCCCAACGAGCAACTGAATGAGGCCGAAAAGAAAAAGGTTGGTGGCTCAGGCAAGGGCCTAACGGTTGCTGGAAAAGCACGAATTGGCGGTGTTTGGACGACCAATCCTAAAACGTGTGAATATGAGTTCGACAAGTTAACGGCTTCGTTAGGCTTGGCGATTCAAGCGAGAATAGCTCTTCCAAATTTGACCGTCTACGCTCCGCCATTGGCTGAGATTTATGTGGGTATTGCAATAGATGGTGTCTTTGGTGGAGAATTTGAATGGGCAACACCACAAATACTTCCTACGGATGGCAAAGTTACCCTTGCGGGCGGCATTGGCGGATACTTCACTGGCAAAGCTTTAGGTGACTTTGTGGAAATTTCCGGATCTCTCACAGGAAACATCGCCGTAGGTTATGATAGTGCCATTGATCCAAAGACTAAAAATCCAGCTGGATTTGGATTACAGGACCTATCAATCAATGGTTCTTTGGGAGCAAAAGTAGGATGGTGGACTCGAGTTTATTCGGTTAAGTATGATATAAGAAGTGGGGCACTAACGGTTAAGCGAAGTGATGGAGTGACCCCTGAGTTTGAAGATGGTGCCTTCGTTACCTATCATGCAGACGGAAATAGTCTCACACGGACAATCATTACCCCTGATGGATGGCAAATTGAAGAAACAGTCACACTTACAGCCAAGCCTGGTACGAATGCAGATTACAGTGCTTCTGGTATTAGTTCGCTCCTTGCGGATGTAATGAACGATTTCGAAGACGAAAGTAGACCAGCTCTCATCACTATGTCATCGGGTGAGACATACGCTTTCTGGATACGGGAGAAAGCAGTTTCCGGATCAGATCTTACCAATGATATTCTTATGTCTGAATTTGTCGATGATGCCTGGACGGCTCCGATGGTTTTGCCTACCACAGGTGCTAATCGAGAAGTAAGGGCTGTGGAGGATTCGAATGGGCAGTTGCTTCTGGTATTTGCGCATGCTGACATGACGGGATTTGACGCTAACTCTGATGTATCGGAGGCGATGGCTGCTTATGAAGACGCAGATCTTTGCTATATTCGGAAAACGGATACAGGTTGGACTACTCAGCAGCAATTGGGCTCCATACCAGGCACCGCGAACAGGTTGAAAGTACACCGATTGCCCAATGGCGATGTTTTCACAACGTGGGTTGAAAGCAATTTGAAAGAGGGGCTGCTTCATGTCCAAATGTGGGATTCGGCCAATTTATTTTGGTTGCCATCCAAGAAACTAACCAAAGCGCCGGTTGCTTCAAATGCTGCACTGAGTTCGGTTGGGGAAGTTCCTATGGCCATATGGTCTGAGTTTTCAATGTTGGATGGCGCAGTCGGTCCAGAGGAACGCATTGAGGAACTCACTTACTCGACGCTGACGAACGGAAATTGGAGTATCCCAACGGCTTTGAATGTGTCATTCTTTACGCCGGTTGATGACAATGCTACGAATAGTGTGATTCAACCTATCGCTGAACAGAGTTACGATTTTCCCGAATCTGAGAATCAATCGTTTTCAGATATCTTCAATCTGAATAAGCAAATCGAGCTGGATATGGAATGTTGCAAGGTCCTTGAAGAACAAGGGACCGATGGTATACCTGATGCCAGAGTACCGAAAGTTGCCGTCGATGACGCGCGAGAGCGCAAACGAAAGAAGGTTAGTACAACTGGGTCCAATGACCCGAACGACAAGTTTGGTCTGAGTTCCTTTGGACAGGAAGGTTGGATCGAAGCAAATCAAGTGATTCCCTATACAATTCGTTTTGAGAACGATCCTGAAGAGGGAGCTACGGCAGCAGCCCAACGTGTGACAATCACCGACACACTCGATCCAGATTACGATTTTGATACATTTGTTTTCCGTGAGTTTGGGTGGGCTGATGTTTCGAAGTCCGTTCCGGCGAATACGCAGAATTTCCAGATAGATGTGGACTATCAGAATTCGGATGGTTCTCCGCTCATTGTGCGCGTAACGGGTGCTTTTGATCGAAACACTGGAGACATAACCATCATATTCGATTCCATAGATCCGGCGACAGGAATAACACCATTCGGGGCCTTTGATGGATTTCTTCAGGTTGAAGACGAGAGTGGAAATGGTCAGGGATTTGTCCGTTACGACGTTAAGCAGAAGCCTGATCTTCCGCAAGGTACGAAATTCGAGAATATTGCTGATATTATCTTTGATTTGAACGAATCCATCCTCACCCCTGAGGTGGTGCACACAATCGATCTGGAAAAGCCAACGAGCTCTGCCAGCAGCCCGGCGGTCTCACAATCGGCTTCTTTCCCGATCATCCTAACTGGTTCAGATCCAGGAGGCTCAGGCGTGGAATACTGGACCATTTACCAGTCAATTGATGGAGGTCCTTTCTTCCTATGGCGGGGAGCGGTAGATGTACCTAATCCAGTCTTTACCGGAACGTCCGGTCGAAGCTACTCGTTTTATAGTATAGCTACGGATGGAGCCGGTCTACGTGAAGATAAAGATCCTTTGGTTGAAACAACTACGATAGTCGCCGACTCGGGAATTCGGGTTGAGTTGATGGAGAAGCTGACGAACGATACCGTTAGAATTATTCTATTAACCCCTGAAGGATTAGGTGCAGAAATTCGTGCTGAAACTACAGACTTGACCGGTTTACTCGTTTGGCACGACATTCCTGAAATCACAGTCACCGAATTGGGTGAAAATCGTTATGAAATCATTGCACCATTTACAGAAGATTCTCGACAGTTCTATCGTTTGATTGCAGGGGATGGTCAATAATCGTCTGGCACAAACAGGCGTTGGTTTTTTCGAACACTATCACCATGTTACCTACTCCTACTAAACTCCGATCATTTTTAGGTTCCTTCGCCCTACTCCTTCTGACGATAAGCGGACAATCGCTTTCGGCTGCAAAGGAAGATCCACTGAAAATTGGAGGGGAGGTTTTCGAGCTGAAACCTTTCGTCGTCTATGAGGCGGACGTGGACATCATAGATGGCCACACCGGTGAAAAATATGAAGGCACCAACGATGTGGTACTCGACTTTGCGGACACGTTCAATCTGCTGCTCCTGGGATTTCATAAGAAGTTACTTGTTTACGAAATTAATCACCTCAACTTTCGTTTGGAAGACGGGAAAGCATTTGTAAGTGAACTAACTGAACTGGCTGAATCGTTTGGTATTACCCATTTTAAGGTGAATCATGATAACTGGTTAAGACGCGAAATCGCCATTGTTCAAAGACTGAGCCAGGATCCATTTTTCAAAATCGAAGCACTGGTTGCCTGGGATTTGGATAGGTTGAACCGAAACCTGCCGTCCATGCCCACGTCAAAGTTCGCCACTGATATCAGGTATAACGAAACGAAAGAAATCTGGGAAAGACGGGTAACAACAGAATGGAGAGTCAGCCATCGAACCATTAGTAAGAATGGCAAAAAATACGGGCAGCCAATCAATGTGTTAAAGGAACAAGGTCTAAACCTGGATACGCAGGAAGGATTCCATATCCTGGATCGGGGGCTTTCTGCTCAAGTTGTTCCAAATGCATTCAAGGATGTAAAACTAACCTACCCCATTATTGTTTCGTCAAACGAACCCAAGGAAGAGCAAGTTAAGCGGTTACAACAAATCTATATAAAAAACCTCACTCACATCTACGATCCATTTAGTTGGATGGCACGACGCGAGAACAGATTCAGAGGAGGATTTGGAAATGAGTTGCTCAGGCATTTCAAAGGCAGGCGATATAAAATCTCAGATCGCGAATGGTTTGACCCGGTTCTTTGTAATCTTCTAAACGATATGATAACCATCAAACGTCATGGAACAAAGGAGATCTATTCACTGGAAGCTTATCAAAAATTTGAACACTCCCGGAATATTTTAGGGGAAGACCTTGATCTGTTAAACTGGCTCACGGGCGAAAAACGTCAAGGAGCAGGCAAGTCCAGGAATCCGAAGTTCTCGATCAAATTTGATAACCCCGGTGGCGCCCGTTTTATCGTACTAGATGCCTATATGCGATATACTGATAAATTTGTGAATACCTTACGGGACAAACTGACCAGCCTTAAGAAAACTGCCAACGGTAGAGAAATCATTGAACAATCGATCGAGGAAGTCTCCGGCATTCCCATGGAAAAATACATAAAAATGGCCATCCAAGCTCAATCAGAAATGGTCATGAAGTATCGGATAGAATAAATCGAAAAAGTATGACCTCGAAAACAATATCTTCTCAATCTGTTTTATTTCGTCGTTTGGTGCGTCTGAATAACGACAGTGACGGTGCCATCTATCTTGGCGAATGGAATGCAGAGCGCAGGTATCCTTCGAAATTAGCACCAGTACATTAAAGAATTTCATCTGATGAAACTAAATAAGGTTATTAGCCTGTGTTTATGGTTCACATGCGTATTAACACCTAAACTCCTTCTTGGAGCCAATGCGGCCACCATAGCTAGCAATGGCATGGTGGTTTCTGCAAACGACCAGGCCTCTGAAGTGGGTATCGAGATTATGACGCGTGGTGGCAATGCCATCGACTCAGCAGTTGCTACCGCTTTCGCTTTGGCTGTTACGCATCCAACCGCAGGAAATATCGGAGGTGGAGGTTTTCTTGTTTATCGACCTGATCAAGGCGAACCCATTTGTTATGATTTTCGAGAAATGGCCCCCAAGGCATCCTTTCCCGAAATGTGGCTGGTCGATGGTGTTTACGATCCAAAGAAACATCACCATAGCTACTGGTCGGTGGGTATTCCAGGAACGGTGGCAGGTCTTTACCTTGCCTGGCAGGAGCACGGAAAACTTCCGTGGAGAGATTTAGTTAAACCCGCGATAGACCTGGCCCAAAAAGGTATTGTTGTAACGCATGAGCTGTCGGCTTCGATTAAAGGGGTACTTCCTCGTATGTCGAAATACCCTGCATCTTTAGCGAAGTTTACACGCCACGGGGTTCCTTATGAAGCCGGAGAAATCTGGAAACAACCTGACCTCGCCGACTCCCTCAAGCGCATCGCAAGCAAAGGTCCGGATGGTTTTTATAAGGGGGAAACCGCAGAACTGCTGGTCGCTGAGATGGAGGCGAATGACGGCCTGATCACGCTGGAAGATCTTGCCAGCTATGAGCCGAAGAAACGAAGTCCTGTGCAAGGAAGCTATCGGGGATACAAGATCATCTCCATGCCTCCGCCTAGTTCCGGTGGAACTACGCTGGTGGAAATGCTAAACATGTTGGAGGCCTTCAACTTGAAGGAGACGGGGTTCGGTTCTGCGGATACGCTGCACCTTATGACAGAGGCGATGCGCCGGGCATATGAAGACCGCGCAAAATACCTGGGGGATCCCGACTTCACCAGTGACATGCCTTTGGAACGGTTGTTATCCAAGCGTTACGCAGCACAACTTGGAAGCAGTATCGAAATGAGTCATGCTTCCGTGTCATCGCCTGAACAGTCCAGGCAATCAAAGGAAAGCGAAGAAACCACCCACTTCTCCGTCGTTGATAAAGAGCGCAATGCCGTTTCTCTTACTTATACGTTGGAGTTCGGATACGGTTCAGGAATTGTTGTGCCTGGAGCCGGATTTCTACTGAACAACGAAATGGGCGACTTTAATGCGGGCCCGGGTCTGACGGACGACCAAGGGTTAATCGGAACACCGGCCAATTTGGCCGAGCCGGGCAAACGCATGCTCAGCAGTATGACTCCCACCATTCTGGAAAAAGATGGAGAACTATTCATGGTCACTGGAACCCCTGGAGGTAGAACGATCATTAATACCGTCATGCAAACGATACTCAATGTAATTGATCACGAAATGAACGCACAAGCTGCAGTAGACGCGGGTCGAATTCACCACCAATGGATGCCAGATCAGGTTTCCTATGAAACTCATGGATTCTCCCCCGACACCCTGAAGGAACTTGAACGACGTGGTCATACGTTGAAAGAACGCTCAAATCAGGGATCCGCTGAAGTCATCATCCATAGGATCGAGGAAGGACTACTTGAAGGCGGAGTTGATCGCCGGGTGCCAGATGGTGGTGTGGGGACTTGGTAGCAGGCGGCAACCCTTCTATTTTATCTCGCGAATCTGAATATCCTTGAACTGAACGGTCATGACCGGACCCACGTGAATTTGTAAAGCGAGAACCCCGGACTTCGAACTGCCAGTCATGTCTTCATCGACTACCGAAACTGTCACACGATCGTTGATGATATGAGTGAGCTGATTGCCGTTGGCGATGATGGTGTAATCATTCCACTCTTCGGATTTGATTACGGTTTGAATGTCATCTGTGTCTCCCAGTGAACCGAGAACTTGAACGATGGGTTTTTTGTTGTTTTCGGGATTGGTAAGAATCTTGGTGGCTTGTCCCCTGAGTGCGAGTATGGCCCGACCTTTTTCTTCATAAAGAATGCCGGAATACTTGGTGCCTGCTTCGAAGTCGGCCTGGTAGCCACCTACGATGGGACCGAATTCTCCTTCACTCAAAATCTTGCTTCTGTACTGAATGCCAGAATTGCCATTTTCGATGCGGTACTTCAAACGAAGTTCGAAATCGTCCACCGATCCTCCGGTGTAAACGAGAAAGGTGTTGTGAGTGAGTTTGTTGTGCGGCGCCTCACCTGTCTTTCCGGTTATCGCTCCATTTTCCACCGACCAAAGCTTTGGATTCCCCGTCCATCCTGTTAGGTCCTTGCCGTTAAAGAGGCTTTTAAATCCCGGCTCAAGTTGCGAGGCATGGTGATTAGCCGTTGCAGTGGAAAGGAATGATAGTGCGGTAATTGTGGCAATTGCCAAGGCGGTCTGAATACGAGTGGTGATTTGCATACCTCCCATTCAAACCGAGATGTAGCGTATTTCAATGTAATACTCTCAGCTGGATCCAAGAGATTGACGTTTGTGGTCTGACCACTTCCTCCGGTCACCTCACCTCAAATAACCTCGACAAAATAAAGTCTCTTAGCTTTTTTGAGGAGGCATTTACCCTATGATCCGTTTCTCTAAGAAGTTCTTATTATTCCCTTGTTGCCTTGTTATAGGGTTTCTCGTGGTGATTGAAAAATCAGCCTCAGCTTCCGAGGAAATAGATCATTTTGAAAAAAGAATCAGACCTTTGTTCCTGGACAACTGCATACAGTGTCATGGTTCGGCGAAACAGGAGGGCGGGCTTAGGCTCGACTCAAAGCACGGTTGGCAAGCGGGCGGCGCTTCAGGTCCTGTTATTATTCCCGGAAATGCAAAATCAAGTTCCTTGGTGGCAGCTATCGAGCGCAAGAATCATCCAACTTTAAAATTACCTAAAGATTCTATCACCGACCTGAACATCTGGATACAGTCTGGCGCAGTTGACCCAAGATCCGGACCAAGCAATCGTAAGGCCTTGCCGAACTATGAAAGCGGGAAAGATCATTGGTCATTTAAAGCCATCCGCAAACCGGTTGCCCCAAAAGTTCAGAACAATTCTTGGCCGAATGGATCCATCGACCAGTTTATTTTAGCTACGCAAGAAAAGAAAGGAATTAAGCCCGTAGCGGATGCGACCAAAGAAGAGTTAGTCCGTAGGTTGTATTATACTTTGATCGGCCTTCCTCCAACGCCTGATCAAATCGACACCTTTGTTGCCGACACCCGTGTGAATGCAAGGGAACTTCTGGTCGATGAGCTGTTGGCTTCTCCTCACTTTGGAGAACGGTGGGGCCGCCATTGGTTAGATGTTGCCCGTTTTGCGGAATCAAGCGGCGGTGGTCGTACCCTTCTTTTTAAGGACGCCTGGCGGTATCGTGATTATGTGATTCAGGCATTCAACGATGACATGCCTTACGACCAAATGATTCGGGAACAGCTTGCGGGAGACTTGCTTCCTTACGAATCGCCAGGTCAGAGAAGTCGACAGCTAACTGCCACCGCGTTTCTTGCCCTCGGCCCGACCAATTACGAACTTCAGGATAAACAACTCCTTCGCTTCGACGTCATCGATGAACAAATCGACACCGTAGGAAAGGCCTTTATGGGAATGACTCTCGGCTGCGCCCGTTGCCACGACCACAAATTTGATCCGGTACCTACTTCAGACTACTATGCTATGGCCGGAATATTCAAAAGTACCCGAACGCTATATAATTACACGGACAATGTGGCTCGTTGGGTTGATACTCCCCTACTCCTCGAAGGCGTCGCTGCAGAAGAATTATCTAAAGCAGAAGCCAGCGTTGCGAAGCTTCAACTGCCACTGAATCTCAAAAAGGCTGAGTTAAAAGTCCTCACCCAAGACAGTGTGAAGCCACCTCAACCAGGTTTACCAAAATCGACTAATCTCATTCCCGGACTGGTCGTGGATGACGAAGCCGCAGAACATCAGGGCGAATGGTTGTTTTCGCAATACTCACAAAATTATTTGGGCGAAGGTTATTACCATGATGGCGATAAGTTGAAGGGCGAAAAAACACTCACCTTCAAGACCACCATTCCAGTTTCAGGTAGTTATCTTGTCCGCTTGGCCTACGCAGAAGCAAACAACCGTTCCACGAAAACTCCCGTGACGATCGGTCATTCAAAAGGCGAAACGACGGTTTTGGTGAATCAGCGACAAGCACCTACGGAGTATGGCCGCTTTCATTCCCTCGGAGAATATGCATTCGAAAAAAACGAAATCAGTTTTGTCCGAATATCAAATGAAGGAACCGACGGACATGTGATCGCGGACGCAGTTCAATGGTTTTTGATCGAGGATGATACGAGTATTGGGAGTCCAGAAAGAACAGCTTACCTTGACGCATTGAAACAGGACATTAAGGGCCTGGACAAAGAACTCAAACCTTTGACCGAAATGCTAAAAGCACGTCCATTGGCAATGACGGTCAAAGAGGATCCTGAACCAACCGATTCTGCCATTCGCATCCGGGGTGTAGAAAAGAACAAAGGCGATTTCGTACCCCGAGGATTCCTGCAAGTGGCCAGCCTGGGTGCGGTTCCGACCATACCTCCGAATACGAGCGGTCGTTTGGAACTGGCGGAATGGGTCATTAGTCCGGACAATCCTTTAAGCTCCCGGGTTATGGCCAATCGGATTTGGAGCTGGTTGTTTGGAACCGGTATAGTGCGAAGTGTCGACAATTTGGGTACGACAGGCGAATTACCT
The sequence above is a segment of the Verrucomicrobiota bacterium genome. Coding sequences within it:
- a CDS encoding carboxypeptidase regulatory-like domain-containing protein, translated to MPNNITRLLGGGTKHPTVLGHTPIVVVKTTAGSAVLGGSITVLPGTIIKMPLSSSGFYREWLDGNGHFILNGEPGNPIIFTSELDDTIGGDTNGDGNETSPAPGDWNGIRVLNPKTQFNNVEIRFAGSIGSGVINGVGYASLYINMGEESELKSFTGLHIHDAKGDALVLRDPQNWDISNSLIYDFENQGIYSYGDRTGGATLRNVTIHGGKTSISPAYAHYALVNSVLAGATESLIKKSNNNIETESLISRNNVFHGPNASLGLFYSEDGFKEITLADSVGDLIVDPMFVDAGGDNFNPDTDSPLVDAANGSLADGLDFNGFPRFDDPAVTDTGVGNPSYADIGAIEQLGSSDPTLNPDLTVDGSSITFITTSGKFFSLSELLADPLYSPNQSVKVEYKVTNEGASAALGNWVDSLYFSRNRSWEIGDSLAGSSARPSTLAPGASYTHSIVTFIPPLVDGSYHLIIRTDDRGEQLEYQNANNTGTSSNAFDLEVQSRAVTEIASLTFAAGQRTSQLFRIDASTEIGNDICVEVSATGPKARIELLAQVDGIPTVFENAAKADGLPGETATVQVPITGKGMVYILITVDDPGPEPNNVSVVTSVKPFSITELLPSQVGNNGPVTIVVKGAAFQKGDRVSIRHVDGDPVIDTTRTIFRNSGCLTAAFSFQDEKLGNYDVIVSRTDDSVVLVSGVTLIQGAPVDDALLPTISLNTPDVIRLTPLVPFKIEVSLTNPHGQDIPVLLNFASEFADFQPGGLYSTSPVREGRNSLFLIPSSETGTPGMIATGETIVTTVYYLGIERNNPGDIIIQDLAAIAVNGERSNISNVNEDSIYHDEFLDIIGNTIAENHRAASDEAARLAELGVVETDLEFLLQNIYDRHVTGFGSNSIGGVVQDSAGQPIGNATVRVVSTDSEEGRSYEGTTNSKGEFLTEGLPGDEYVVVTDGYGSSPNTVVVHGGQVSDNNTFVLPDLGDDSGPDDLSEYRHLSFLQVEDVPHLFFVRRNLVFTTRYENNAWTEPEIVGAGTNPVPVYSPTLYDGGPAIIVLHERAGRNLSSDIDVPVDPNDVQLLVALSLPDGEGGWIRHEPVEYAFSDDAAFSSFDSVLTADGEPIVLWTGGDVANQEDDTDLYYRTGPLESDLLGEPLQLVSNVSDPPPQAKLNETIEFYLPEPAFFDENGQQLPIWEPLASADDAACKFFNEAIELGFEFKKSSSKSQAKWLTRKFGTHSFLLKGVVEGEANLKEAKVAAGVDVAVGFFSDALDALDRSPNEQLNEAEKKKVGGSGKGLTVAGKARIGGVWTTNPKTCEYEFDKLTASLGLAIQARIALPNLTVYAPPLAEIYVGIAIDGVFGGEFEWATPQILPTDGKVTLAGGIGGYFTGKALGDFVEISGSLTGNIAVGYDSAIDPKTKNPAGFGLQDLSINGSLGAKVGWWTRVYSVKYDIRSGALTVKRSDGVTPEFEDGAFVTYHADGNSLTRTIITPDGWQIEETVTLTAKPGTNADYSASGISSLLADVMNDFEDESRPALITMSSGETYAFWIREKAVSGSDLTNDILMSEFVDDAWTAPMVLPTTGANREVRAVEDSNGQLLLVFAHADMTGFDANSDVSEAMAAYEDADLCYIRKTDTGWTTQQQLGSIPGTANRLKVHRLPNGDVFTTWVESNLKEGLLHVQMWDSANLFWLPSKKLTKAPVASNAALSSVGEVPMAIWSEFSMLDGAVGPEERIEELTYSTLTNGNWSIPTALNVSFFTPVDDNATNSVIQPIAEQSYDFPESENQSFSDIFNLNKQIELDMECCKVLEEQGTDGIPDARVPKVAVDDARERKRKKVSTTGSNDPNDKFGLSSFGQEGWIEANQVIPYTIRFENDPEEGATAAAQRVTITDTLDPDYDFDTFVFREFGWADVSKSVPANTQNFQIDVDYQNSDGSPLIVRVTGAFDRNTGDITIIFDSIDPATGITPFGAFDGFLQVEDESGNGQGFVRYDVKQKPDLPQGTKFENIADIIFDLNESILTPEVVHTIDLEKPTSSASSPAVSQSASFPIILTGSDPGGSGVEYWTIYQSIDGGPFFLWRGAVDVPNPVFTGTSGRSYSFYSIATDGAGLREDKDPLVETTTIVADSGIRVELMEKLTNDTVRIILLTPEGLGAEIRAETTDLTGLLVWHDIPEITVTELGENRYEIIAPFTEDSRQFYRLIAGDGQ
- the ggt gene encoding gamma-glutamyltransferase produces the protein MKLNKVISLCLWFTCVLTPKLLLGANAATIASNGMVVSANDQASEVGIEIMTRGGNAIDSAVATAFALAVTHPTAGNIGGGGFLVYRPDQGEPICYDFREMAPKASFPEMWLVDGVYDPKKHHHSYWSVGIPGTVAGLYLAWQEHGKLPWRDLVKPAIDLAQKGIVVTHELSASIKGVLPRMSKYPASLAKFTRHGVPYEAGEIWKQPDLADSLKRIASKGPDGFYKGETAELLVAEMEANDGLITLEDLASYEPKKRSPVQGSYRGYKIISMPPPSSGGTTLVEMLNMLEAFNLKETGFGSADTLHLMTEAMRRAYEDRAKYLGDPDFTSDMPLERLLSKRYAAQLGSSIEMSHASVSSPEQSRQSKESEETTHFSVVDKERNAVSLTYTLEFGYGSGIVVPGAGFLLNNEMGDFNAGPGLTDDQGLIGTPANLAEPGKRMLSSMTPTILEKDGELFMVTGTPGGRTIINTVMQTILNVIDHEMNAQAAVDAGRIHHQWMPDQVSYETHGFSPDTLKELERRGHTLKERSNQGSAEVIIHRIEEGLLEGGVDRRVPDGGVGTW